From Pangasianodon hypophthalmus isolate fPanHyp1 chromosome 10, fPanHyp1.pri, whole genome shotgun sequence:
aaaataaagtggctggtgagtgtatgtattgCATTATAGAGCCAAAATGCCATTTGAGGTTCATGTAGCAGGCATATATAAATATCGGCtctattttttaagtttttttttttcatgcagaaGATTAAGGGACTGATAGTGGCTTAAAGCTGGCAATggaagtaagaaaaaaaagtttaggaTTTCTAGTTCTCTACTTTatgaaaataagaaatgaaaagtAGTGGCCACTCAGACTGTTCAGTGTAGTATTGACATGCGTTACACCCACAGTCAGGGCCAAGCCACAAGCTGAAATCAGTGCTGTACTAGCCATATTAGGTTTTCCAGTAATCTTTAAAAAAGCATAGTGAAGCTGAAGCACAGAACTAACCTTAAAAGTCTGCATGCATTCGCCTCTGGACAGCTAAACATGCTTGCATTTAGGGGACATCCCCAAAACAGTCAACTGTTGTGAATGTACTCACAGTGTTTTGCCATACTTGACTTTTATTGTAGGCTGATAGGATGATAGATAGGGTCCAAGGTCATGGGTTCGATTCTGAGCTCAGCCTACTATCTATGTTgagcatgttctccccatgtgggtttcatctgacttctcCGGTTTTGTCCCACTGTCACAAAAAGCAAGTTTCTTTCTCTATAAAGGGCCTAAAAGTAATTGGGCTTTATAACTTATTAATCAGTGCAGTGAGTTCTGGTAATTGATGTTGGCTAAAAATAGTCACTTAATGTTTGCTATCATTtgcaagttttaaaaatgacctttaaatgtgaaaatcaggtctatatttcatataaaatgtGTCCCTTATTTATCAAAGTTGCACAGAACCCTTCAGCTTATGTTCATGTAAGtataatttacacaaaacataCCCTAATTTACTCAAGTGTTGTGATAGTGAGCCAGTAAAAGGAAGGCATATAGCTGGCTACAGTTATTCACAATACAGCATTGCTACCTCACAGTGCCAGgatccccagtttgatcctgagctcaggttactgtcttttGCATGGCCTTCCGATATCTATGCagatttcctccaggttctccgaatgaatgatgaatgaacaaTATTGATTTTGGTGATTCAAGTgaaaagcaaacattttttCAGGTTGTTAAAGTATTACACTCAAATTTTCACACATTCCAACCAGATGTGAGTTTGAAGATGAAattgattcatttcatttcatccatGCATGTTTGTGCATGATCAGATTTGACTTTACAGAACTTTGATTAATAAAGGCCAATGTGTTTTAATTTCCAGGCTGCTCTGGCTGGAGGCACGACAATGGTGTTTGGTCACGTGTTGCCCGAGAAGAACGAATCCTTGCTGGATGCCTATGAGAAATGCCGATCTCACGCTGATGCCAAGACCTGCTGTGACTATGCTCTTCATGTTGCTGTGACTTGGTGGAGTCCCAAGGTACACGTTTTCTCTGATCTACACATTACATACTGTGACATCACCATCCTGCAGTAGTGTCTTAATTTTAAGAtgtgtatttttaaactttttggcTCCTACTGTACTTTAACAAATATAAGCACTCTCTCCTAGAGAGCATAATGTGGAAATTGTGACAGTGTCTTACCCGTTTTAACCAacaaagtttatattttctgcatttttataaCTAATCATAACCAGGTGAGGGCTCAGATGGAGTCACTGGTGAGAGAAAAAGGAGTGAACTCCTTCCAGATGTACATGGCTTACAAGGACGTGTACATGCTGAGGGACAGCGAGCTGTTCCAGGCCCTGCAGCACTGTAAGGACATCGGAGCCATAGCCCGTGTACACGCTGAGAACGGAGAGCTGGTGGCCGAGGTTGGGAAAGTGTATTATCTTTGTCagttttactgtattattttcaCCTGTCCTGGTAACTtcacaagactttttttttttggctttcctTCAAGGGTGCCAAAGAAGCGTTGGATCTGGGCATCAGTGGACCAGAAGGCATTGAGATCAGCAGGCCTGAAGAGGTGTGACATTGGTGGTTGAATCCCAGTCTTATGTCTAATAGAGCACTGATTTATATACTGATTATTTATGCTTAAATTTACGTTCATGTGAGCGAAAGACAAAGCAACAGGGGACCATCATTCAATTTCTATGTACATGTGCGACACAGAGCCATGATTTTATTGACATAGCAACAGTGTGACATTTCAGCTGAGATTTTCGAAATTCTATTCAAATTACATATGACACTATAAGGTGAAAAATTCAACCAGTTGGCTTGAATCACTCCTCGGACCAATCCTTTGTTGCAGTGGTCCGACATTAATTCGATCCCATACTACCATGGGAATTTAGTTACTGTTTGATGCgcaaaaatggaacaaaaacttaactatgtttttttttcgtcTCATATACGACGACTCACTGCGTGTAGAGATATAAAGCTTAGAAGGACTGCTAATAAAGCTTGTAAAAAACCTTGCATGcgacatgtaaatcaaacagccaacttttacacttattattgtattatttaatttgtgtttagctAGTTATGGTTGCTACATACAGCTAATGCAGTTTCTTAATGGAGCACTAGACAGTGCACGGCCACAGGTAACAAAGGTAGCAGTCACTACACGCCCACAAGACACAAACTACAGGTGATACGTCCGACTTGTCACTTGTTAGTGTGATCGTAGGGTTCTGCATCTGTGGCTCATTAGGTTACAGCAGTGATGTTCAAATTTCTTACTGACTGTGAGAAATCTTCTGTTTGCAGCTGGAGGCAGAGGCGGTGCACCGAGCGATCACCATCGCCAACAGAGTGAGTAACGTTAATGTCACATGGTTTACTGTGTACTGTGGTTTGATCAAAGTTAGCATCCTCTTGAcctgaagttaattagacaCACTTGCACTTGACTGAGCTCATGATAAGCTGaaaattatgattaaaaaaaaaagtgtgattcagttggattttgttcagttttatacAGATAAAGTAGTAAGAAGTGCTACAAGCACTAACCTCATCCCTAAACCACACCACTTTACAAATCCTTTAAGTCATAATGAGAACACTTAGGACACTGTTTCCTCTACTGTCCTGCTTCAAACAGTGCCAACAACTTGTTCAGTGTTGCCAGGCAGTTGggctatttttaaaatcagctcCATTTCACTGTAAACCTGCCCAAAGTGGAGCCTTATCGCtacattacatttccagcaCTATCCAGTGAATACTGTGCATGTGTAAGCATTTTGTGTCAACGGAAGCTTATTCATGTGTATTGTTTACAGCGCTGGATTAGCATTTTATTCTGCTCGCTATGAAAATAATTGTTCTTCATGTTTCCAGTTCTTCATTTCAGatcatgtatatacagtaaaaaccATACgaacaaataaaatgcatgcaCCTTTTGGTTTTTGGGCCCAAAGCAGCTTAGCATTATCAGCCATATTAAGGCTATTATAATGATTTGGAACATTTCCATTACTTAAATATTGtctataatatactgtatactgtctataatatactgtataagacTGTATTGTAGCTTAATATCTTGTTAATAAAACTATGTTGTACCTTTTCTAGAGCGGTTTAAGGTATGGATTTAATTTAACctcaatttaatttcatttatttccattaatatttttaaacagttttttttttattactaggAGTCACTAAGGGTGATGCTACAGTGACCAGTCAATAGGCCAAAGAACTACATTTGATGAATATAAAAGCAATTTTAGATTTGGAAATGTCAGTAGTAAAGCAGTTGACTACTGTTTTATGTGGACTGGCTTGGTCAAGgtgcatgtaaatatttttcagaTAATCTTTAAAACATAGTGTGGTGTGGATAATGGAGTGCAGACtcagtttttttaaagactttgaAAGGTGGCTCCTCAGGGATCTGTGTGCACTTAAATGTCTTGTGtccacattaaatataaatgagaCTGGTATGTTGTGAGAACCGTAtcgaatacatttttaaaaagacagcACAGTACTCTATCCTGGTGCATCCTTGGTGATATTACAGGTGAAAAATGAACTTGGTGTAGAGATAAACGTGGTGGAGAGAAGGTtactttgcaaactttgcaaaCTAATGCGATGGTTCTTTTATATTCAGACTTTGTGCAGCGTGCATTTATGTGCAAAGCTTCATTACCCAGTACTACTAGTGAGGTCTAGTGAGCTGTCTTTACTGGGGGCATTGATTTCAGCCCTAATGCTTCTACATCCGCTATTGCAGCGAGTATGAGTGCCCTTATATCAGATTGCAGATTCAGTGTGCTCTTGAAAGTGCATGAGATCTCATGAATGAAATTGGTATATTATAGAAAGCCCACTCAGTTGCCTGGGACAAAGTACTGAAGTACTGCACAATAGATGATGAATTTCGGAAATTATGCCACACACTGATGCAAAACAGTAGGCCATGACACATGATaagaatagtaataaataatataatataataaataaataaatacataaataatagaaataccATCACCCAAGGTGTGTGGCACGCATGCTTAGTTGATGATGCAGATCATgaactaaatgtgtgtgtttagttgagTAGGCTTATTATCAAAAACCAAAGAATTAGTGTGATACATATTCAGCATTCTACACTTTTTCAAATGCTCGGCaagacaagaaagagagagatgatgagCATGATACTGGCTTTTATAGGCTACTCAAGTGGGGAAACGGTAACAGGTGATGACTTTTCTGTTAGAACGCACACATAGTAACACGCCACTAGTTCTGAAGGAAACAGCCCGGCAGTCCAGAATGTAAATAAGTAGAACTTTAGATATGGTTCCCAGTACCTCACATGTAGTAATATCTTGGTGTTAGTGACTTGTTTAGAATCACAGTAACACAGTCATAGAGTGCAgagaaataaatgtgtaaatataataatataaatttatattatcaTCCTCAGGCTCACAGTCCTATATACCTGGTCAATGTATCCAGCATGTCAGCAGGAGATGTTTTGGCCTCGGGGAAGATGCACGGTAAGGGCACAACTTtgaattgaagtgaagtgacttgtggccaagtatggtgacccatactgtgctctgcatttaacccatccaagtgcgcgcacacacacagtagtgaacacacacccggagcagtgggcagccttttttgctgcggcgcccggggagcagttgggggttcagtgccttgctcaagggtctcacctcagtcgtggtattgagggtgggagagagtgctggtcattcactccccacacctacaatccctgccggacctgaggacctgagactcgaacccacgaccttcaggttcaccttcgggctgcaagtccgactctctatccattaggccacgactgcccccattaggccacgactgcccccattaggccacgactgccccctttGTCTGTATCCAATTACACCTTATGCAATGTTTGTCCCTTGAGGCACCAGCCACCTGTGGGGTTGTTTGTGCTTCCTTGCACACTAGCTGTTATACATCACATAGTAGACATTCACTATGCAAAGCTAATTACAGtaagtattataataatatatgcatTTCTGGTGTGTATGTAGGTAAAGTGGTGCATGGGGAGACCACCACTGCCCATGCTGTTATAAACGGACTGCAGTACTACCATCAGGACTGGGCCCATGCTGCTGCCTATGTCACTGTTCCTCCCCTGAGGCTGGACCCCAACACACCCAACTTCTTGCTCAGCCTGCTGGGAAGGTAGGTTTCATCTCACGCTGTACATACTCTCAGAATATGactatatatacatagaaaAGCTTCTGTTTCAGCCTGTACATAGGACATAACTTCAGAACGTGACATGCATctgtttctgctgctgtagtGACACTCTGAATGTAGTGACCTCAGACCACCGGCCCTTCACCACCAAGCAGAAGGCCATGGGCAAAGACGACTTCACTAAGATCCCTCATGGAGTGCCTGGTGTGCAGGACCGCATGAGTGTCATCTGGGAGAAAGGAGTGGTAGGTTTGACCTGATTATCCTAAATTAATAatagtttataattatttttattactgcaTTAAGTAAGGGATAAAACGTGACAAGGCTTTGTCCATCATATTTGCCgatatttacaatttttatttatttaaaataacaggtcgtatttttcatccatttatagttaatgttgtgaaacgtctgAGAAAAAgtttcctgttatcatttatgttacaatagctataaacagttgctccatcaccagcctttctttttgctctgtcttgaagttaataagacaaaaaatgcagctcatgTAAACCACAATATACCACAAAGTGATAGAGTGATAGAGAACGTTCTAACAAAAGATGTTCTAACAAAAAGCGTCACCATAGCAACAAGTACATGCTCTTCTTTGTTAAGTAggaacactttaaaaaaatccatgtaTGCATAGGCTTAAATTACATGAGCATCCTCTACATAAATCACAGTAAgatagttgttactatagacatGATAACTTATTACAATGAGTATATCAGTGTACGTATGTGATTCAACTTACAGTCAgaaacaccttctgagcaatcagaatcgagacttcagcagtgctgtgaaaGCAGTAGTATTCGATAAAGAAAAATAACCTTAGAATAAGCTTTGAAAGCATTGCTAGGAATAGAAATATCAGATCATGTCCATTTCTATTAGTTATGTACTGGTTATAATAAGGCATTAGTGGTGTGTATGTTGTTAAAATGATGCATGGTACCATTGAAAGACATAACGTTATTTAAGTGGCTCTGTTTGACCTATGGCATCCCAAGAATATATCTGATCTGTCAGTCttaaacactgtattttattttattctctcaAGACTAAGAGAAATCCAtcaaagagaaacatattttccTTACCAGGTTGGAGGAAAGATGGATGAAAATCGGTTTGTTGCTGTCACAAGCTCTAACGCTGCAAAGATCTACAACCTGTACCCCAGGAAAGGCAGGATCATCCCAGGAGCCGATGCTGATGTGGTGGTCTGGGACCCTGACGCAACCAGGTACAAGAAATAAGGGCCAGCTCAATGACTGTAGATCAGTGTGTGGATCAAACTGGTCAAGCTCAAGCTTAACCAAGTTGTGCGGGCCAAGATAGAGCTGCTAGACTGTTTAAATGACGTGTGATTACATTTACTTTGAAATATTATCTTagtttatacacatacacaaggtCTAGATAGCCTGCCTGTTTTTCCCAGCTTGATTTATTACTTTGTTAAGCTTAAATCTAAACTTTGCTAGCTTAGTGATGATATGTGATGTCTATTGTCTTTGGGCAGAACCATCTCTGTGACCACGCAGTGGCAGGGAGGAGACGTGAATCTGTATGAAGGTCTGCGCTGTCATGGTGTGCCGCTGGTCACCATCAGCCGTGGCCGTGTTGTCTTTGAAAACGGCATCTTCACCTGTGCTGAGGGTTCTGGAAAGTTCTACCCACTCCGGACCTTCCCAGACTTTCTCTACAAGAAGATGGTGCAGAGGGACAAGGTATGCCATCATCAGTATCATTCAGTTCACTGGGGTTCATAACTCTGTTTCATTAATCATCTGCTTGTCATTAAAATCCGAAAGACTCTATGCTTCAttgtgtgaagtgtgaagtaacaattttaaagtttttatttattggtttttCCAAGCCATACCATACCTCCTTAAATATTCAGTGTCTCTCTCCTTGGTCTAGTCATTTTCTAAGGAGATCACCctgctgaaatcacattttaattcaCATAGAACCATTTTTAAGAGCtgcaatgttaatgttaaatgatAAACTCATATAAGCTAAGTGATAgatcaaataaaatgatttttaagcCAACTAAGTTTAATTCAGTCAGAAAACGActtgattgtgtttgtgtaattatcaagccagtgtgtgtgtgtgtgagcgcgcgcACACGTGTTTGCGCTACTGGTAGTGTGAAACAGGTAAATAGTGCATTAACATGGTTGACTTGTGTGCTCTATTTCCCCCTTTAGTGCCAGGCTCTGAAGGGAGTGGACCGTGCTCCCTACACAGGTGAAGTGGCTGCAGTGCAGAATACAGGGAAGAAGGAGGCGGCCCCTTCATCTGGGGACATGACCCCGCGACCCTGCACTCGTCACGGAGGAATGAGAGACCTGCATGAGTCCAGCTTCAGCTTATCTGGTACTACGGCCTGCTTTCataccacatttatatacatttatacacatacagtactgttcACTTGTCTTAGtcacagtgatttttttatacagattttgtcttagatgtttattttatgatttctgcattactcggacagtaaaaaaaaatcattttagacttccaaacattaatttttcaaaaaagttaaatgttaGAAGTAACATATTATGTAATCACTTTTCAGATGAAAAAAAGGAATGCTAGTTTCCAAGGATTAGctgaaaaaacagaagcaagtgcaGCAGTCAAATTCTCAAGAAGAACTGTTTCAGATTCCTCAagctgatgcatttttaaaggcaaagggtTGTCACGCCAAATATTGACTCTGTTTAGTTTAGTGGCATTCCAAGAATGCTTATATTTCCTATCActgcactgggacgtttcactgtgtgtatcactccgctcgtctgtgttcaccacataaaattccacttcgtAGTTcaaaacggttactacagtagtgttagctgcatcatcagcggacatggcaaacaatacttttcaggaatataacttttgacttaaaatatgaaagcttgtcagatgaagacaaaaaggaagaagggacaccACTTTTACCAGAAACACCTTTAATGAGAATGTACATATCAATGTGAGCCTACATGCTATAAATTGAGTGTAGCTTCTTCGGGATCGATTTccactagcggagcaaaaataaacagaacatttggccaaattgtgtccaaaatgactcaatattaatttcttgtttatagagctgttgtataaaagcaatatcacattcGCAATCATGGGGTTATACTGaacatcagcacagctgtgatttcCTGCTGCACTCGCCCCGGGGGCTTAACCGCCACTCTTGCTCGTGCAATATTGcttagtgttttattgctcttatatcCCTCTTATATTCtttaaccgtttatagttacatttaatgttctcgAATGTCCATGAGACAGCTTAGTTCGTGTTAtgacttacgttatagcagctataaacagtctttccctcaccacaGCCTGTCTTATTTACTCTCTCGTGAAATTAGTAAGACAAGAATGTAGCTTTTAGCAGTCCTCTGTTATGAATTCTCTCATTGCGGAAAAATGTTGCAAAGTGCTGTAGCTTTCAAATTGctgacacactgacatacattctataaatattaaataaccatctccttagagaaaagcttgaccatatcaatgattatacatttttctttgttaaataagaacACATTTGAAaccagtttattattagccttagattatgtagcaCGCCTACCATGCATGTCCCTGGGAATGAGTTATtactacagaaataataatatattaccATAAGCACAGTGATTTTCCTCatagccagcactactgtcagagctgccatGATCGCAAAATAAACAACACCTTCAGATTCAACAGCGCCACGCTAGTGAACTGTAAGTCACAGAAACACATCATGTTCGTGCAACTTACAGGAGCTTCGTGTTTTGCCAGGTGTCCAGATTGATGACGACCTTCCAAAGAGATCTTCCCAAAGGATTCTGGCTCCT
This genomic window contains:
- the dpysl5a gene encoding dihydropyrimidinase-related protein 5a isoform X2: MSAGPATVRILIKGGKVVNDDFTQEADVYIENGIIQQVGKELMIPGGAKVIDATGKLVLPGGIDTSVHLQESFMNATTADDFYSGTKAALAGGTTMVFGHVLPEKNESLLDAYEKCRSHADAKTCCDYALHVAVTWWSPKVRAQMESLVREKGVNSFQMYMAYKDVYMLRDSELFQALQHCKDIGAIARVHAENGELVAEGAKEALDLGISGPEGIEISRPEELEAEAVHRAITIANRAHSPIYLVNVSSMSAGDVLASGKMHGKVVHGETTTAHAVINGLQYYHQDWAHAAAYVTVPPLRLDPNTPNFLLSLLGSDTLNVVTSDHRPFTTKQKAMGKDDFTKIPHGVPGVQDRMSVIWEKGVVGGKMDENRFVAVTSSNAAKIYNLYPRKGRIIPGADADVVVWDPDATRTISVTTQWQGGDVNLYEGLRCHGVPLVTISRGRVVFENGIFTCAEGSGKFYPLRTFPDFLYKKMVQRDKCQALKGVDRAPYTGEVAAVQNTGKKEAAPSSGDMTPRPCTRHGGMRDLHESSFSLSDEKKEC
- the dpysl5a gene encoding dihydropyrimidinase-related protein 5a isoform X1, whose product is MSAGPATVRILIKGGKVVNDDFTQEADVYIENGIIQQVGKELMIPGGAKVIDATGKLVLPGGIDTSVHLQESFMNATTADDFYSGTKAALAGGTTMVFGHVLPEKNESLLDAYEKCRSHADAKTCCDYALHVAVTWWSPKVRAQMESLVREKGVNSFQMYMAYKDVYMLRDSELFQALQHCKDIGAIARVHAENGELVAEGAKEALDLGISGPEGIEISRPEELEAEAVHRAITIANRAHSPIYLVNVSSMSAGDVLASGKMHGKVVHGETTTAHAVINGLQYYHQDWAHAAAYVTVPPLRLDPNTPNFLLSLLGSDTLNVVTSDHRPFTTKQKAMGKDDFTKIPHGVPGVQDRMSVIWEKGVVGGKMDENRFVAVTSSNAAKIYNLYPRKGRIIPGADADVVVWDPDATRTISVTTQWQGGDVNLYEGLRCHGVPLVTISRGRVVFENGIFTCAEGSGKFYPLRTFPDFLYKKMVQRDKCQALKGVDRAPYTGEVAAVQNTGKKEAAPSSGDMTPRPCTRHGGMRDLHESSFSLSGVQIDDDLPKRSSQRILAPPGGRSSGIW